The following coding sequences are from one Poecilia reticulata strain Guanapo linkage group LG18, Guppy_female_1.0+MT, whole genome shotgun sequence window:
- the LOC108167174 gene encoding interferon-induced very large GTPase 1-like: protein MDDHLSIVLLGKSGVGKSASANTILGRAAFESRASFGPVTKHVTMETGTVFGKHVTVIDTPDISGSEEQIKNFCQYFLQESMPSLFLLAFKIDRFTEEDQKTVEATTRVLGSQRMKNCYLLFTGGDTLRTSLSNYISNYKSSLLPDVVRRFSWRIHLFNNKDEGWEQVRELLLKSGHIRRGTDLGKLLEDLDLGLDQFYKEKLSLSKILEINEKTINDEPPKCKSDLPWYFFKKLIMLNVTSRKIKCTSDSNSDDLLTDEFDFNDLFACQNIIDSLNPLDLITALFLCSDGFVRQELALKMSMCQFSVPLLLPNCDTQQCTLMLWAMRDIXKXYRPXXXSESKGFIXERIVLSELPMISFVRLGEXSLSKSEILNKLLNNPBDTFVHHNXECGDXQRRISNGLTEMTWYLPCGNKNMDIXSEPVAIANLRGDIASFETQFXFLCQTSAAVFVFFDQLBSXXKLLXNXNHKXQIFLEIKXIDQQLSSSSLGVEHFFREMGQIYEASLYLPETDXSRQQLQHLPKLCAQLLLDGFPLELXDGDASNIPLRWVSDVLSQLNDLVSPKNKILVXTVLGVQSTGKSTLLNTMFGVQFAVSSGRCTRGAFMLLIKVNEDFKKVLNCDFMVIIDTEGLKSPELAQLDNSYEHDNEL, encoded by the exons ATGGATGATCATCTCTCCATCGTCCTTCTGGGAAAATCTGGAGTTGGTAAAAGTGCTTCAGCAAACACCATTTTAGGACGAGCAGCGTTTGAATCCAGAGCATCATTTGGACCAGTCACCAAACATGTCACAATGGAAACAGGAACAGTGTTTGGGAAACATGTGACAGTCATTGACACCCCAGATATTTCAGGATCAGAGGAGCAGATTAAAAACTTCTGTCAATATTTCCTCCAGGAGTCCATGCCTTCCCTTTTCCTACTGGCTTTTAAAATTGATCGATTCACTGAAGAAGATCAGAAAACTGTAGAGGCAACAACCAGAGTTCTTGGGTCTCAGAGGATGAAAAACTGTTACCTGCTCTTCACAGGTGGAGATACTTTAAGGACATCATTGTcaaattacatttcaaactATAAATCAAGTTTACTTCCAGACGTAGTCAGAAGATTTTCATGGAGGATTCATCTTTTCAACAATAAAGATGAGGGATGGGAACAGGTCAGAGAGCTGCTGTTGAAGTCTGGACACATCAGAAGAG GAACTGACCTTGGGAAGCTTTTGGAGGACCTGGATCTGGGATTGGATCAGTTCTACAAGGAGAAACTATCACTCAGCAAGATACTGGAGATCAATGAGAAAACCATCAATGATGAGCCTCCAAAGTGTAAATCTGATCTTCCATGGTATTTTTTCAAGAAACTGATTATGTTGAATGTAACATCTAGAAAGATAAAATGCACCTCAGATTCTAACAGTGATGATTTGTTAACCGATGAGTTTGATTTTAATGATCTATTTGCCTGTCAAAACATCATTGACTCTCTAAATCCTCTTGATTTAATCACTGCTCTCTTCCTGTGTTCTGATGGGTTTGTTCGTCAAGAGTTAGCTCTAAAAATGTCCATGTGTCAGTTCtctgttcctctgctgcttcctaACTGTGATACACAGCAGTGCACCCTSATGCTGTGGGCCATGAGAGACATTRTTAAGRAGTACAGACCTYCARRWCWTTCAGAATCAAAAGGCTTCATMRAAGAAAGAATAGTTCTTTCTGAACTTCCAATGATCTCATTTGTGAGAYTGGGTGAGKGCTCYCTGTCCAAATCAGAGATCCTYaataaacttttaaacaacCCARATGACACCTTTGTTCACCAYAACMTGGAGTGTGGAGACRTTCAGAGAAGAATATCCAATGGACTGACTGAAATGACCTGGTACCTTCcctgtggaaacaaaaacatggacatCKTCAGTGAACCAGTTGCTATAGCTAACCTTCGTGGAGACATTGCTTCATTTGAAACACAATTCTSCTTTTTGTGTCAGacatctgctgcagtttttgttttctttgaccaRCTGRACTCTGASWRYAAACTGCTGAYKAACARAAACCACAAAGYTCAGATYTTCTTR GAGATCAAARAAATTGACCAACAACTTTCCAGCAGCTCACTGGGAGTTGAGCACTTCTTCCGTGAAATGGGTCAGATCTACGAAGCTTCTCTTTACCTTCCAGAAACWGATCYATCWCGTCAACAACTGCARCATCTGCCCAAACTCTGTGCTCAGTTGTTGCTGGATGGATTTCCTCTTGAGCTTRTAGATGGAGATGCTTCCAACATTCCTCTCAGATGGGTGAGTGATGTTCTCTCTCAGCTCAATGACTTGGTGTCTCCAAAGAACAAGATCCTGGTCRTCACAGTTCTTGGAGTTCAGAGCACAGGGAAGTCCACTCTCCTTAACACCATGTTTGGAGTCCAGTTTGCAGTCAGCAGTGGTCGATGCACTAGAGGTGCCTTCATGCTGCTCATTAAAGTCAATGAAGACTTCAAGAAAGTTCTAAACTGTGACTTCATGGTGATCATCGACACTGAAGGCTTAAAGTCACCAGAGCTAGCACAGCTGGACAACAGCTATGAGCATGACAATGAGCTG
- the LOC108167220 gene encoding interferon-induced very large GTPase 1-like: MRLCTEYNQWEWEFKKEMYSWVTKAETRISNFGTVAATSEISDMNEFITKLKTEATTELIKWETKILDKLNKYFDQPEGHVYLVEGYREEFSNSIKSLRRQTERSVFNQITAAADIKEGLKELDKIRANYRGKIEKAVFALTDECRKKKAKMTNKKLDESFNKMWTETLKPLSFSKQHASDIYTSVFHQLQENLSPKGSQLLSEKSLKNCGLKPFTYKPKGLNQVTGWFTKYVKERQEIADSIISACNDCISDKIKRKTNYHDTYIQEILHIIDEKLNKAAVDTDIEFEVSLKQHICGSAARKFQKMHEDFIQENDPNRCLQKNKETFCTDFKDVFQERDQCQKKAEEFTKQRLKPAVENFICRSLGPDIVDKMLTKEEFSTRMSFHYSILLDLISKSDFNCFKSYIYSYEYYVKSWISERIRETFSSRSTVCQFEDKHLKFCIDHINAAINKAKTENTDSLKTFVENICIELCDKLGISQDALDTFMVLNNADQKQFAHWLNMCVEEMKEALREKLKNTEIDTKLSQLHVKPENELFSRVFGCGQQCPFCKIPCDAGGENHTRHFALLHRPWSLAQVGWDESNKLQTDICSSLVISNRYFHFSGTKGEYHPYKEYREIFPDWNIPPDVSLESSDYWKYVMAKYNKEFAEACKAQPADIPDSWRRITKEQAKKSLKESFYVK, translated from the coding sequence ATGAGGCTCTGCACAGAGTACAACCAATGGGAGTGGGAgttcaaaaaagaaatgtatagtTGGGTTACCAAAGCAGAGACAAGAATTTCCAATTTTGGTACAGTTGCTGCAACGTCTGAAATATCTGATATGAATGAATTCATCACTAAGTTGAAAACTGAAGCAACCACAGAGCTGATCAAGTGGGAGACAAAGATCCTtgacaaactgaataaatactTTGATCAGCCAGAAGGTCATGTTTATCTGGTTGAAGGATACAGAGAGGAATTCTCCAACAGCATAAAGAGTCTTAGACGACAAACTGAAAGATCAGTGTTCAACCAgatcacagcagcagctgatatTAAAGAGGGATTGAAAGAACTTGACAAAATCAGGGCCAATTATAGAGGAAAAATTGAGAAAGCAGTTTTTGCTTTAACTGATGAATGTCGtaagaaaaaagctaaaatgaccAACAAGAAACTTGATGAAAGTTTTAATAAGATGTGGACGGAAACACTTAAACCCTTGTCTTTCTCTAAACAGCATGCTTCAGATATCTACACCAGTGTGTTCCATCAGTTGCAAGAAAATCTTTCACCCAAGGGAAGCCAACTACTGAGtgaaaaaagccttaaaaactGTGGACTGAAGCCTTTTACATACAAACCCAAAGGATTGAACCAAGTAACAGGATGGTTTACAAAGTATGTAAAGGAAAGACAAGAAATTGCTGACAGCATAATATCTGCTTGCAATGACTGTATTAGTGATAAAATCAAGAGAAAAACTAATTATCATGATACTTACATCCAGGAGATCCTTCACATCATTGATGAAAAGCTGAACAAAGCTGCTGTTGACACTGACATTGAGTTTGAAGTGTCTCTGAAACAACACATCTGTGGCTCTGCAGCCAGAAAGTTCCAGAAAATGCATGAAGATTTCATCCAAGAAAATGATCCTAACAGatgtctgcagaaaaacaaagaaacgttTTGCACAGATTTCAAAGATGTGTTTCAAGAAAGAGACCAATGCCAGAAGAAAGCTGAAGAATTCACAAAGCAACGTTTGAAACCTGCTGTTGAAAACTTCATCTGTCGTTCTCTTGGTCCTGATATTGTTGATAAAATGCTGACAAAAGAGGAGTTCAGCACACGAATGTCTTTCCATTATTCAATTTTACTGGATCTGATTTCTAAAAGTGACTTCAACTGCTTTAAGAGCTACATATATTCATAtgaatattatgtaaaatcctgGATATCTGAGAGAATTAGGGAGACATTCTCCTCTAGGTCTACAGTTTGTCAGTTTGAGGACAAACATCTTAAGTTCTGCATCGACCACATAAATGCCGCCATCAATaaggcaaaaacagaaaacactgacaGTCTGAAgacatttgttgaaaatatctGCATAGAACTTTGTGATAAACTGGGGATTTCCCAGGATGCTCTTGATACCTTCATGGTTCTGAACAATGCTGACCAGAAACAGTTTGCTCACTGGCTCAACATGTGTGtggaggaaatgaaagaagctCTTAgagaaaagcttaaaaacacagagattGACACAAAACTCTCACAGCTTCATGTGAAACCAGAGAATGAGCTTTTCAGCAGAGTGTTTGGTTGTGGTCAACAGTGTCCATTCTGCAAAATACCCTGTGATGCAGGTGGAGAAAACCACACTCGACACTTTGCTTTACTGCATCGACCATGGAGTTTGGCTCAGGTCGGGTGGGATGAGTCAAATAAACTACAGACTGACATTTGCTCTTCTCTTGTTATCAGTAACAGGTATTTTCACTTCAGTGGTACAAAGGGTGAGTACCATCCTTACAAAGAATATAGGGAGATTTTTCCAGACTGGAATATTCCTCCAGATGTGAGCCTTGAGTCATCAGATTATTGGAAATATGTAATGGCCAAGTATAACAAGGAATTTGCTGAAGCATGTAAAGCACAACCTGCTGACATTCCTGATTCTTGGAGGAGAATCACAAAAGAACAGGCAAAGAAAAGTCTCAAGGAGTCGTTCTACGTCAAGTGA